A window of Garra rufa chromosome 6, GarRuf1.0, whole genome shotgun sequence genomic DNA:
TTAAAGTACAAGAGTCAAGAGTCCAACTAACGCAAATACTGATCACAACAATTGTGGTttgattttttaactttttttttttcaacattaatagTGGGTGATATTAATTTAATGTCATTAACATTGACAAATcaactatttttaacattgattcaatggttgcttGCTATCAGGGGCATGGTCTCTATGTGGTTGACAGAAGGCTGAGATTGGGTAGCACTATTTAAACATGTTCTGGCCCAGTTCAGGGctactatttggctgagatttgggccagttatggctcatGTCTGTAGACCAGATTTGGGCCACACAAGGGCCATAATTCTTTGCTGCATTTGGGCCGAGTGTAGCTGCTTGTTTGGCCCAGAGCAGGGCCTGATGTCAATTGCTATGTGGGGAGTTGGTCATACCTCCCATCAGCCCTTGCGCTCTTGAAGCCAGGCTCTCTCCGTCCTGTCCGCTTTGGCAAAACATTCATTATCTCCATGGCTGTTGAAGGGGATACCGCGTCTTAATTGCTCAGTAAAACTGCCCAAAAACATCATCTTGCCCTGAACGAATGAAATCAGTAACTTGGCAATTAAACATGAGTCTCACAGATGCCGCGGTGCTTGTGTTTGTCGGTGAGCTGTGAGAGTCTCTCTTTGATGCGGTTGATGTGCTGCTCTCTGCGCTTCAGCTCCGCCCCCTGCTGGTTAGAGCGACTCTGCAGCTGAGCGcactgcacacacaaacacaaacacaaacacaaccaGACCGTCATCCGCCTTGCAGTTAATTATAGGAAGACAAATGAATAGTATATCATGAGAGAGATTGACCTTTTCTCTTTCAGAGGTCAGAGCGTCTTGTAGTCTGGAAATGTGGAGGTCCTTCTCTATAAGCTGCTCCTGTGAAAGACAGTaaggtcagtcatttttttttaaatataatataaatcagGAAATAGTAATATAATTTTGATATGTTATCCTATAatactttattatatatatatttaatataacatttccagataatgtactcacccccttttcatccaagatgttcatgtctttctttcttcactcagaaagaatgttttttgagtaaaacatttcaggatttctctccataaaaagggacttctatggtgcccctgagtttgaactcccaaaatgcagctgcaaatggctctaaacgatcacagctgaggaaagaagggtcttatctagcaaaatgatgagttattttctaaattttttttttttacaatttatatacttttaacctcaaatgctcaaaaAGGAGcgtttgaaattaaaaagtatataagttgtaaatgtttttagaaaataaccgatcattttgctagataaccCTAGATAGACCCTTCTTcccgtttagagccctttgaagctgtgtttaaacttcattttggaagttcaaactcggggcaccgtagaagtccattatatggagggatATCCTGAagcgttttcctcaaaaaacatcatttatttacaacttaagaaagacagacatgaacatcttggatgaaaagtgggtgagtacattagctgtaaatgtttgttctgaaagtgaactacacctCATGTTCAAATtgatctacacacacacacacacacacacacacacacttgaagtGGATCAAAGAAGTTCATCACACAcactaaatatttatatatttgggaTAAAATCAACCTTTTTTTGAAGGGTGccaaaatatataatgtaatatactgttaatgaaatatataaattaatcaagaagtataataataataataataatactaaattaaattaaattttgattcGAATATTTATATTTGATACCAACCCCTTGAGACATACAAtactgttttttgtgtgtgtacaaaaaaataataaatatataaatataatgtttaatatgaaatataattttagtaataattaataataataaattattaaataaatatcaatgCATACATggcatatataaaaatattaaaggaatattatttatatattgatGTACATTCTCTTTTTTGAGCGGtgcaaaattataatatataatttaacataatattgataaaatatatatataaaaatcaagTAGAATCATCATCATAAAAATGATCTAATATTAAATAAACTATTACTTGTAAATTGAGATGTCATACATTTTTAGGGGGtctcaaaatataatttaacaataataaaatataaaagtaaaataaataccaCCATATGTAGTAATAGGTAGAGAAGAAAAAAAGCAtaactaatataaaaaaataatgccaCAGCTTAATGCAAAATACATTAGATGCTGATGGCTTGTGTAATGTTCTGCACCTGTAATGAGTTGGTCAGCTCTCTGTGCTCCTCTTTGAAGATCCTGTGTGAGAAGCTGCGAGTGGTTTCATCAGGACACAGAGGTGCAATCCCAGAGTTCATCATCtctgaaacacacaaaataacacaaactCTAGCTGTGTATCATCTGTCTCACATGCTGAGGATGTGTGCGATCAGTTACCTGAGAAGTCCTGCGCTCTTAGATGGGATGTTGGGGATCTTGCAAGCCGCTTGTGCGCCATAAGCCCAGACGCTGATGATACTGCATATTACATTACAGCATATTATAAATCACTGAGGCATAAAACACTGGCAACTTATACAATATGCACTGTTTcagtgtataaaaaaaaaaaaaaaaaaacagtggttGTGAAAGAACTGGTTAGTTACttaaagggggcataacacacaGAGCTTCACTCAATGTCAGGGTCCCTATAGAATAGTACTGCATCCTTCAGATCttcaaaaagtctttagtttgatcatatttacaaaagaaagatacagctttatGATTCTCTCTCAAAACAGCCGAACTCCTGGAGGCGCgctgtgggcggagctaaagattggCGAGCACGTGCTTGCCCATTGTCAACAAAGCTGAGATTTGATGCCGTTTCACTTACCATGATCTGCAGTTCTGATTCATGAACGGGATCTTTTATAGTTGAGACCACTCCATCTTTCAATATCAAACAATGTGTAAATCCAGTGTCGAACTGGACCTTGTTTATAAAACCTTTGTCAACAAAAACGCATTGCAAAACCCTGTTTCTGCCCCGAAAAAACAAACTGCACCTACTGTTCACATAACGCTGAGTTCTTCGGGAAGCTGAGCAAGTTATTTTTGCCTTGCAACCAAACCACACTTGTTTAGAAACATTCTTCCTGAGTGAGTCCTGTGCAGCCGAATGAAGAGCGTTGGTGGGCGCGCTCTTGAGCTTGCTCTGCTCGATGTGTGCGCGGGCTCGCTCTTCCGGGAGAAATGtccatacaaggagttccacccttcaggacgtTCACGAAGAGCAATGATCGAAAAAGAAAAACTTTccgaaacttgtaagaaacccaGAAGTGTGTATTTGGCACAGAAATACTGTTACATGTCCAATTTGTTTTTAAACTTCGGCaatgtttagcatgagaatccaactctttaatTTAGCTTGCATTTAACCCCTTTAAGCAACAAAACAGTGTTTTTGGCAActtttaaatatataacattaaAGAAACTTATAAAAACTGCATTTATACATCAATTCAATACCTAAATATGAGAATATGTACATACAGTAACTTACCAGAGGAAAAAGGAGGTTGCACCTATTCACATAAAGCAGATTAAAAAGATCAGAGTGTTACAGAGCAAACTGAGATCACAAATGACTTGTTTAACTAATCATCCATTTCATCTGACATCTGCAGGTTTCCTTCAATCATCTCATCAGTGATTGACAGCTTCAGTCTATTTATCAGCAGCTGAGCAGATACAAAAAACACCTCACAATATTCAAGAAGCCCATATAATAAAAACACAACGATACATGATcaataacactttattttaaaagtCAGTTTAGTAAAAAGTCAATGAAACAAGAAAGTTTAAATGTAACATACTCATTCAGTAGGTGATCAGGGTTTCCTCAACACAGCACATATCGAATGTCATCctcatcaaacacacctgattcaactcatcagctcGTTAAGATCTGAAATGAGCTTCAGATAAAGGAAGACGTCAAACATGTGCACTGTTGAGGACTAGAGTTGCAAAAAGGTGGAAAACTTTCCAGGATGTTTTGGAATCTTCCagggatttttggaaagtttccagAAATTTTCCACCTATTTGCAACCCCATTGAGGACACAAAGCATGACTTTTCAAACCAAAATCCTGCTGGCCATAAATTAGTAAAAGACTATAGTAGAaaaacatcatgtaattttaGATAGGAAAATACTCTAATAGTTTATCTTGACCATTCCTTCCACATAAACCAGGGAGAACTTCATACAATCTTCCAAGGAAgtctttttgttttataaaatatcCATTACAAATAAAATAGTGTTTGGTACATAAAACATGGGGTGTGTTATGGGTTTTACAGTCAATTGTACCATACAGTGTAGATTCAGCGTAGTCAACATATTATTACTCATAATACAGTTCAGACAAATAAACAGCAACTGTGCAGATATGAAATGAGTGTGAAGGAAATTAACACAGAGGAAatacttctcttttttttttttgctatgctaactagtgtttgtgtgtgtagtgtGCTCCAGGAGGTCTTTATGGAGTAGTGTAAAGGGAGAAACAGACACTTGAAGGCAGCCACGTCATCTGCAACGCTTCACCAGCTCTGAATAACAGATAAAACAgagatattaatatatttaaatgagtagttcatcaaaaaatgaaaattggttCAAAACAGGCAAACCAagttgtagatgagtttgtttcttcatcagatttggagaaacatagcattacgtcacttgctcaccaatggatcctctggagtgaatgggtgccgtcagaataagagtccaaagaTACGAGTTCATAACCCATACTAACACTCCTGTGAAAAAAAAGTCCATCTCTGtcgtctcacatcaaaatccactttaaattattgtttttttccccaaaaaaaaaaaaaagttttatttaactgcatttttgtttgtttttctaagcaaaaaataaatatgtttttccctaatttacagaagacacccacttaAATGTCATTCACTGTAATAGTCTTGTCAGGCATTTTAACAACAAAAATCAGTTTAAGGcttattaaaagacaaattactttcacctcaaatactaatgagttatttttcattttaacatttctcagttttttttttactaatttaaaacacaacaaaatttaatatgctcccttattcttttatatattttaatatgtacaattcaaaataagcaagtcattttaattttaatgaatgacaatgtaacattatttcaaccacattttgacattttattcaccAAAAACTTATCTGAAACCTTAAAGGTAGACACTTTACGTACATTAAATATGCTTTCCATGGACATAAAAATAGCTTTTGTAATTGTCTTTTGACCCATATTTGTTTAGCAAAAGTTTCAAGGTAAAAATGTCTTGATTTccatacaaacatgcagctttttgattcataagacattaactgatgtactggagtggtgtggattacttgtgatgtttttatcagctgtttggagtctccttctgatggcacccattcactgcagaggatccattggtgagcaagtgatgcaatgctagattttttacaaacaaacaaactcactTAGATCTTGCATGGCTCAGTGCATTTTGAAATGATTCTGATTGCGTATGCATTCACTAATCGCATTTATGTTGCTTTAGAAGGACAGGAGGTTGTTGGTAACCTTTGCGTGATCAGACAGCAGTCGTTTAGAGGAGGCCGCAGGACTTGGGCGGACGGAAGGGGTTGTCGCTTGATGGCACGCCCATCAGCAGCGGGTCTTTATGGGCATTCTGCAGGCAGAAGTTCTTCAGGTCTGTGGCAGCTTGAGAAACCTACAGAGATTACAATTTATACAACAcgttaaagtgcatattgcaggttagagactccggtgaattgatgtatagaaaaataatgtaggaaccagattttctttaaaatatacttcaaaatacgctattaaggcttctagagtcgtttttgtgaaagaattttacttccgcgtctgaaaaactggcaaaccggtagtgacgtaacgagagggagagcggtcaatgtaaaccataggaaaacaatggatcgcaatgactgttcggacgcagagaacatttaaaatgtttatttacacttgtatgacgaaccacacacacaaatatgagcctgctatgtggccaagagggcagggacatgccaggattaaacagaacagcggtcagagacaaattaagttgtggtgtgaggagaacaaggcaggtgtctgtgagagatcagtgttagctgacgatatctaatcgggcaaaatcatagcatttgtcatctagaagtattgattctacttaccagtaacacaaactaatgatcgttgatcaagcgtgtcatactcattaatatccgacgctaatgttacgtgatatagcgggtttttattaccgcgcgcgcgagagagataaacacctttttgttttattatatgcttatatgggaaatacccccaaacttgatgtgctgtctctgactctgcacccaggctttgaggcttgctgtctgaaatcaaaataggttctacaTATAGCTTAAATGCATTTTAGGCAGGGGCATGGACAActccaggccagcagacatgagtatgtttatggtagagatcatttattactctgagctaaatacttgtacgtacaaataaacagtaaaatttaatctcaattacagtttgactatatttaggtgacaaatacatgtaaagtaaaactttttgatgccattggtataagacaattaatattgacagcatacagtcaagttgtctgctggtattcatcaggaagcccttacctgcatgtgttgtgtcagctattagacagtttacagaggaaggattactttataaaggttttgaatggccacattttggtgacaaacaataaaaaaataatcacaatcacaaattgtcttactgtataacattttttatgaagtttacaacatatatatcaagcagatctgcatttatggctaattcaattcagtttaatttatacagcaataaatcataaatattatttcatagtactgttaatacccaacttaaaacacaacattgcaactgttaatatatacatgtagatgtacaaaacatatactactgaaagaaaaatattttcagtgtgggtatcacactaatgtgttatattagagaaggttaataacagctggctccactgcttcagatcttcacacagcctcatgtcttgcaatgtctcccaaagccctataaacacaacacatgacaataaattacaaattagctgtgcaaacaatgtgaccaagctgtaactagacttgatgattataatattaacaaactgaggataactgaccagtaatgccttctcctatggtaccgtttttacacggttcttaaaatgatattgctaatgcttacaagctagctacggtgctttacaaaaacttacacacatctcgttgtctcattatttaaataaatatgttcacggatttggtatttatgagaagttatgagaagaaaaacaagacttacggtgcagttcacgttttcgtcgagctgcatctctgacggcttcggacgaaccacagtctgacagcggacccgatgaaggtgctgtgtgcaccgaaggaactgcaccggctctgagcctcacttggttcaacttcttgcttcagcatctcatgttgaactgcatcatatcgccgggatgataatcctccagtgtaaagtgaacgcgtttttcgaagcagatgcattagtataggcccgtcacttcatccgcacaaacgcacccagatgcggaagatagcaccgttctttttattgtaagtaaacccgtggacacgatgtcctgacaggctggagtttgtgcagcctccataaacacaataatttaccatgacgatgatcaattgaaattaaaaataactaccgaaaacacactaactcacgactgctcctactgaatagcaacagagcttggcgaacgactccctctcgtgacgtcatatgacgcggtgtggaaaaaaaagttgtttttgagagcggtcaaggaaatcgtcactttgtcttctaaatttctgcccttaggtcttgtaaaatattttcaaatagtgcattaacggttcgtatagtattttcattcacgaatatatgtttatctcgatttttttttaacctgcaatatgcactttaaatgtgaccctggaccacaaaaccagtcataagggtcaatttttggaaattgagatttatgcataatctaaaagctgaataaataagctttccattgatgataggaccatatttggtcaAAATACAATGATTTGAAAACCttgattctgagggtgcaaaacaaaatctaaatattgagaaaatcgcctttaaagttgtccaaatgaagttcttggcaatgcatattactaatcaaattaggttttgatatatttagtaggaaatttactaaatatcttcacggaacatgatctttatttaatatcctaatgatttttggcataaaagattaatcaattttgacccaaacaacatattgttggctactgctacaaatattcTTGTGCTGCTTAAgattggttttgaggtccagggaaATGATATGCAtcgaaggagtagttcactttcaaaacaaaaatttacagataatatactcacgcccttttcatccaagatgttcatatctttcttcagtcgtaaggaaattatgatttttgagtaaaatattttaggatttctctccatatagtggacttctatggtgcgccagagtatgaacttccaaaatgcagctttaaaggactctaaacgatcacagccaaagaaaaaagggtcttatctagcaaaaggattggttattttctaaaaaaaaattcagtttatatactttttaacctcaaatgcttgtcttgtctagctcggcaagacgagcgtttgagattaaaaagtatataagttgtaaatatttttagaaaataacccatcctttcactagataagactcttcttcctcggccgggatcatttaaagccctttgaagctgcattttggaagatcaaactcgggggcaccatagaagtccactatatggagagaaatcctaaaatgttttcctcaaaaatcttcatttctttacgactgaagaaataaagacatgaacatcttggatgacaagtgggcaagtacattacctgtaaattaTTGTTCTACTCCTTTAAGTGCACATACTTAATTTTATTCTATCTATATTTTTAAGGTTTTTACAGATtaagaattttgaacctggctttatctAAATGTTCAGGTTTCTGTTTTACTAGGCGAACAGTACTTTAACTAAATAACATCAGCAAACATTGCATTAATTATGAAGTTTACTGTACAGCATTATAAAGCAAAACAATTGTATTTTCATATTGAGGTCTTTAGGTTGAAGAACGCTGTTTTTGG
This region includes:
- the LOC141336732 gene encoding guanine nucleotide-binding protein G(I)/G(S)/G(O) subunit gamma-5-like, with amino-acid sequence MSNNNASSSSVAVAQKTVKQLRLEAKIRRINVSQAATDLKNFCLQNAHKDPLLMGVPSSDNPFRPPKSCGLL